In Quercus lobata isolate SW786 chromosome 12, ValleyOak3.0 Primary Assembly, whole genome shotgun sequence, a genomic segment contains:
- the LOC115971627 gene encoding uncharacterized protein LOC115971627, with product MAHHSSGDLAWAHARAGASSASVASAPARSDDPTWAHARAVPNAKNNTICLHCNKLIKGGGITRLKYHLAGIRGQVEPCKKASSDIRFQMKQMIEDLKKSKQTKKRIQLEIGNPYDVDEEEEEDDEVRVVEKSPPQTLGKRKSRGKDVDNDMSQIRGKKKIKNYFAPKTTPGAQPSIRSALATKAMIDSIAAIGPGFKGPSFYELRGPLLKNVVHEVNDFLLYIKNDWKVYGCLLMSNGWTNQKQQPIMNFLVYCPRGAMFLKSIDTSSLTKDAENLFNIFDYVVQEIGVEYIVQLITNNASAYKKAGKKLQQKYGTLFWSPCAAHCIDLMLENIANPRWFPLIDEAIKKAKKITKFIYNHGVVLDLMRQDFTNGRDLCRPAITRFATNFLSLQSMLRFKKEVRQMFTCDKWLSCPHAKTAVGKEISKIVLEDYAFWSQCKHIVKVSKPLVRVLRLVDRDEKPAMGYLYEAMDKAKEEIKRRLKNKISLYGHYVRVIDTRWDKQLHSPLHAAGCFLNHAIYFRPSFKRQNEVQRGLLSTLMSLVPDPDIQDKISSQLDEYKKSIGDFGTLLAIRQREGLNPVSWWKQFGLEAPDLQSFAIRVLSQCCSATGCERNWSTFEYVHSKKRNRLEHKRVNDLVFVHYNLRLRERNIQRNKYAMDPISLDNIDLMGDWDCLNEPPTLVNVEEDAELETIDVDDDDDDDNNNEHVLTNLPMGASSSCGSSFDDEFDPFFMDDDEEE from the exons ATGGCTCATCATAGTTCAGGGGATCTCGCATGGGCTCATGCCCGTGCAGGTGCTTCCTCTGCTTCTGTGGCCTCTGCCCCTGCAAGATCAGATGATCCCACATGGGCTCATGCTCGTGCAGTGCCTAATGCAAAAAATAACACTATATGTTTGCATTGTAATAAGTTGATTAAAGGGGGTGGTATTACTAGACTTAAGTATCATCTTGCTGGGATTAGGGGTCAAGTTGAACCATGTAAAAAGGCTTCATCTGATATTAGGTTTCAAATGAAACAAATGATTGAAGACTtgaaaaaatctaaacaaactAAAAAGAGGATTCAATTAGAAATTGGGAACCCATACGATGttgatgaggaggaggaggaggatgatGAGGTTAGGGTTGTTGAAAAGAGTCCCCCTCAAACATTAGGTAAACGAAAATCTAGGGGAAAGGATGTTGACAATGATATGAGTCAAAtaagaggaaagaagaaaattaagaattatTTTGCTCCTAAAACAACCCCCGGTGCTCAACCCTCTATAAGAAGTGCTTTGGCTACAAAAGCAATGATTGATTCCATTGCTGCTATTGGGCCGGGATTTAAGGGGCCTTCTTTTTATGAGTTGAGGGGACCCcttttgaaaaatgttgtcCATGAagttaatgattttttgttatatataaaaaatgattggAAAGTATATGGCTGTTTACTGATGTCTAATGGGTGGACAAATCAAAAGCAACAaccaataatgaattttttggtgtattgtCCAAGGGGAGCCATGTTCTTGAAATCTATTGACACTTCAAGCCTTACAAAGGATGCTGaaaatttgtttaatatatttgattatGTTGTTCAAGAAATTGGTGTGGAATATATTGTGCAATTGATTACAAATAATGCTTCTGCCTATAAAAAAGCTGGAAAAAAATTACAGCAGAAGTATGGTACTTTGTTTTGGTCTCCTTGTGCAGCTCATTGCATAGACTTGATGTTGGAGAATATTGCTAATCCTAGGTGGTTCCCTCTTATTGATGAAGCAATTAAGAAGGcaaaaaagataacaaagttCATTTACAACCATGGAGTTGTTTTAGACTTGATGAGGCAAGATTTTACAAATGGAAGAGACTTATGTCGTCCTGCAATTACAAGGTTTGCCACTAACTTCTTAAGTCTACAAAGCATGCTAAGGTTCAAAAAAGAGGTTAGACAAATGTTCACTTGTGATAAATGGCTTTCATGCCCCCATGCTAAGACTGCCGTTGGGAAGGAGataagtaaaattgttttggaaGATTATGCGTTTTGGTCTCAATGCAAGCACATAGTGAAAGTTAGTAAGCCTTTAGTTAGAGTACTTCGTCTTGTTGATAGGGATGAGAAACCTGCTATGGGGTACTTGTATGAAGCAATGGACAAAGCAAAAgaggaaataaaaagaaggttGAAGAACAAAATTTCTTTGTATGGACATTATGTTAGAGTTATTGATACTAGATGGGACAAACAACTTCATAGTCCTCTACATGCAGCAGGTTGCTTTCTTAACCATGCAATATACTTTAGGCCTTCATTTAAAAGGCAAAATGAAGTTCAAAGAGGGTTGCTAAGCACTCTAATGAGTTTGGTTCCCGATCCTGACATTCAAGACAAAATAAGTTCACAACTTGATGAgtacaaaaaatcaattggtgacTTTGGCACATTACTAGCAATCCGCCAACGAGAGGGACTAAATCCAG TTTCATGGTGGAAGCAATTTGGACTTGAAGCTCCAGACTTACAATCATTTGCCATTCGTGTGCTCAGTCAATGTTGTAGTGCAACTGGTTGTGAGAGAAATTGGAGCACATTTGAATATGTTCActcaaagaagagaaatagaTTGGAACATAAACGAGTAAATGATTTGGTCTTTGTCCATTATAATTTGAGGCTTCGAGAAAG GAACATTCAAAGGAATAAGTATGCAATGGATCCTATAAGCTTGGATAACATTGACTTGATGGGAGATTGG GATTGCCTTAATGAACCACCAACCCTAGTGAATGTGGAAGAGGATGCTGAACTTGAAACTATTGATgttgatgacgatgatgatgatgacaacaACAATGAACATGTCTTGACAAATCTTCCAATGGGTGCTAGTAGTTCTTGTGGGagttcttttgatgatgagtttgaTCCTTTTTTcatggatgatgatgaggaggagtag
- the LOC115971733 gene encoding putative UDP-rhamnose:rhamnosyltransferase 1: protein MAEPNKKLHIAMFPWLAFGHIIPFLELSKLIAQKGHRISFISTPRNIERLPKIPPQVAPLITLVKLPLPHVENLPENAEATMDVPYHIIPYLKKAHDGLEQPLSHFLETSTPDWIVHDFAPHWLPPIASKLGISRAFFSIFNASTLCFLGPTKSSVIEAHEPRSEPNHFVVPPKWVPFHTKVAFRYFEAKQIFDLFEENDSGNSDWFRYMKVLSGIDAIAVKTCVEVEGEWVKLLGELHDTPVIPVGLLPPSKQESLGNKDSNWDTIVEWLNKQEKASVVYIALGSEIQPSQNNFNELAFGLEQSGLPFFWALRKRKGVDSVQLPEAFEERTKDRGVVWTGWAPQFRILGHESVGGFLTHCGWSSVTEAFQFGRALILLPFLGDQGLIARFLEEKQAGVEVPRNEQDGSFTRDSITETLKLVMQDERGKIYRDKAKEMTTIFGDRDIHSRYVDKFVEFLENKIG, encoded by the coding sequence ATGGCTGAGCCTAATAAAAAGCTTCACATAGCCATGTTCCCATGGCTAGCTTTTGGTCACATAATCCCATTTTTAGAGCTTAGCAAGCTCATAGCCCAAAAGGGACATcgtatttcattcatttccaccCCTAGAAACATTGAACGCCTCCCAAAAATCCCACCCCAAGTAGCACCTTTGATCACTTTAGTGAAGCTACCCTTACCCCATGTCGAGAACTTGCCAGAAAACGCAGAGGCCACCATGGATGTACCATACCACATAATTCCATACCTGAAAAAAGCCCATGATGGTCTTGAACAACCTTTATCTCACTTTTTGGAAACTTCAACTCCAGATTGGATTGTTCATGACTTTGCCCCTCATTGGTTACCACCAATTGCTTCTAAACTAGGTATCTCCCGGGCCTTCTTTAGTATTTTCAATGCATCAACCTTATGTTTCCTTGGACCAACAAAGTCAAGTGTGATAGAAGCTCATGAACCACGTTCAGAGCCTAATCACTTCGTTGTTCCTCCCAAATGGGTCCCCTTCCATACCAAAGTAGCGTTTAGGTACTTTGAGGCAAAGCAAATCTTTGACCTCTTTGAAGAAAATGATTCTGGTAATTCAGATTGGTTTCGTTACATGAAAGTATTGTCAGGCATTGATGCTATAGCTGTTAAAACATGTGTGGAAGTTGAAGGTGAATGGGTGAAACTCCTTGGAGAGCTTCATGACACACCTGTAATTCCAGTGGGATTATTGCCACCCTCGAAGCAAGAGAGTTTAGGCAACAAAGATAGCAATTGGGATACAATTGTTGAGTGGTTAAATAAGCAAGAGAAAGCGTCAGTGGTTTATATAGCACTTGGAAGTGAAATTCAACCAAGTCAAAACAACTTCAATGAATTGGCTTTTGGGCTAGAGCAATCTGGGTTGCCCTTCTTTTGGGCTCTAAGGAAGCGAAAAGGCGTAGACTCTGTTCAATTACCCGAGGCGTTCGAGGAGCGAACCAAAGATCGTGGGGTTGTTTGGACAGGTTGGGCACCTCAGTTTAGAATATTAGGTCACGAATCTGTTGGAGGTTTCTTGACTCATTGTGGTTGGAGTTCAGTCACTGAGGCATTCCAATTTGGACGTGCACTTATTTTGTTACCATTTTTGGGGGACCAAGGATTAATTGCAAGATTTTTGGAAGAGAAGCAGGCAGGAGTTGAGGTACCTAGGAATGAGCAAGATGGGTCATTTACTAGAGACTCGATTACTGAGACATTGAAGTTGGTGATGCAGGATGAGAGGGGAAAGATTTACCGAGACAAAGCAAAGGAAATGACCACCATATTTGGAGATAGGGACATCCACAGCCGATATGTTGATAAATTTGTTgagtttcttgaaaataaaatcgGTTAA